Below is a genomic region from Treponema sp. J25.
CCGGGTGCGGTTTTGATTTCTTGCGACGGCCCAGCGTCCATTCCCATCCATGATGATCCCCACATGGGGTGGAACGTGTATAGCTGACATTATACTTCCATTATTTCTTTTTCTTTTTCTTCCAGAATATGATTTATTTCTTTAATGTATTTGTCCGTAAGGTTCTGGAGTTCCTCAGAGGCTCGCTGTTCTTCGTCTTCCGTTAATTCTCCGTCTTTAAGGGCCTTTTTTAATTCCTCGTTTCCATCCCGTCGAATATTCCGAACAGCCACACGGCTCTGCTCTGCCATGTTTTTTGCCTGTTTGGCCAGTTCTTTGCGCCGTTCTTCCGTAAGCGGGGGAATCGCAATTCGAATCACCTTACCATCATTGGAAGGATTAAGTGAAAGCTCAGAGGTACGAATAGCCTTTTCGATTTCCCCGATAAGGCTCCTATCCCAGGGCTGAATGACGATAAGTCGCGCTTCCGGAATAGAAATATTTGCTACCTGGTTAAGAGGTGTCTTTTCACCATAATAATCCACACGGATTTTCTCAAAAAGAGCTGCGGAAGCCCGACCGGTTCGAAGGGTGGCAAACTCGTCTTTGAGGCTCGCAATCGTTTTTTTCATCCGATCTTCGGCGTTTTTTAGTGCACTGTGCATAGATATCTCCTCTTCTAAAAGGTCCCAGAAAAAGGGAGAACCCTCTGGGTTCTCCCCGGTACGACGAAACGTTATTGACCGACCCTAAAGTAGACGTATTCACTAATGGAGAGCTGGGCCCCCACTTTTTTGCCTGTCTCCTCTAATACTTTTGCAACCGAAACCTTTTCGTCCTTCACAAAGCCCTGATCGAGCAAACAAATTTCTGCAAGGTACTTGGAAACCTTACCTTTCA
It encodes:
- the frr gene encoding ribosome recycling factor translates to MHSALKNAEDRMKKTIASLKDEFATLRTGRASAALFEKIRVDYYGEKTPLNQVANISIPEARLIVIQPWDRSLIGEIEKAIRTSELSLNPSNDGKVIRIAIPPLTEERRKELAKQAKNMAEQSRVAVRNIRRDGNEELKKALKDGELTEDEEQRASEELQNLTDKYIKEINHILEEKEKEIMEV